In Plasmodium gaboni strain SY75 chromosome 11, whole genome shotgun sequence, the following proteins share a genomic window:
- a CDS encoding hypothetical protein (conserved Plasmodium protein, unknown function), translating into MEKYFMKKIKGVFSTFKKDNPNNNNNNNNNSNRNNDDNNYRQFIQEKNSSIENQTIVEMTNDAYKQEKDINYFLSENKERKEESNSNLKKKNLKNKNHKKFDNNEKDIPGFSKKMKYAKLYQKENMLSIDNYIKINKKHNLNFVKRKYTKRKLMASNIQNICNFITIKNKNETRTKKDQSLEDYKEENKSTPYNEEEKKMNLQYEEEEHNNENVAQEIKGGKRKRKKKLDRNQNIMKEDNLNNDVLGEDILIKGQYDNKNNNKNNNNNNNNSMNEYNVLDDPSNIQFHKDTSLKNQGKNKDIFKNLKTKNIGIYDKNKNTSLKNYGKQKKINRIDEIFKNLIEKRKKKEMRQKYMLKKKSLINNNKGKTNENYEREQVEGQKDNDAYDGFEELDEKLKKESEEEEEEDEKEDEDEEEEEEYDDKNDEVEKKQKNHKNNKTSNNTYDNKSDDYHGRNTHLLKKEKKQRTKKDSKKILPMIDENTIEKCYKQMMIFAEKFSSFKNKFDQYYNTNEYWNLKKKGKKRKNSLNTSNKENMENDFFDEDCMKKETNELEELNKNIQKLLNANMSNDINIDKINEIKKYTQDNHNKNVMKNINISESIYFDCENTSAKKRKCSDNASVSTNEENLNKLLEYATNKKNNMINSEDDIKTDEEYEQEKKKKNKNKTKKKNKRKKEKYDDLQKSNENNSMEDIDLVRENQEERKEENKQIKMVTQKKGRKKKKTEKVQIVNDQIEKVQIVNDQIEKVQIENVQTENIQTNNVQYEKMQSENSQIDNLQNDNIQTENIQTNNVQTQNVQTQNVQTNNVQTQNESFKIETTDNVVEVKDNLNDKNFENPIEVSNISNEFSEEEMKIFNNTNGNIDKDINMIDIPHEDLNKYIKDELNINENNNNLLNIQSGEIIEYAASIKSDNIINDPEEDALPRNETINILNHEHVPSKEQEEEKNILNEQELNDIKEERKEENNIDSKLPYFAIEQRKKLIKETNRFFKMYNLHLKIEKLPINIPYDLKLLMQKKKKIADIINDYKIVFKTLEKYAQKETNISEEQDGEERKLSHDNLDKQEGQNGDNDINSNSNNINSNNNDLFIDHNVTNNVVQYTDGDEQNKEQNKEQNISSQIDKESVILTNKEETVVDKNNISSELKEENEDKENKENITNKDADLSLDVNAQMNEKIPKRRGRKKKIEKEIEVQVGKRRGRKRQTEDLLNDNNINDDSLYYLSDNSKELIEKEFKKFMNIFESINKIESNESNELNKSNEPNELNKSNEPNELNKSNEPNELNKSNEPNEPNEPNEKNIKTVSNMKDTFNDQQKDEVIDDATTCTFMDLNNCTFGDNKNNINEENNNNKQTSKEEQCQPIDNDIQKETQNSEKSEYFEKYDNSFIHQVINDLIHNNKEEENYIEYSNIDNEEIKYRKLNQVITNLKIKEKKIDLILSNNLSFFKYSCMYRKRQLLHEKMLGNWSYVENKINRRDDIRNKNLPFQLLKLEQNMLENITKCYDDILLEDFSGIIITLNTNSFERESDGKIINVSKVICGCLIEYLNNTSELNIKCIWAHPFLNTKSTYYILCAFLPRVILEAFLNNTGTLHNDTIDKDNINNVNSEKGEVIESMNSEIGEFKNSEKTEKKKKTKKKSFYDRLNELDIEKIKNDHHENDNINNSHNNIIKLEDEYFSNYSTYEYPLTHLLNFNKECAYALNYNQNLFKANENKQDNIINTCNNMKDHNNCKDNNTLSSKNSNNKFLYIIFSDIDIFPRQCYLILCSYKYMCLNMHYDTDNYSVHYDLENMKKENVGKTTELSNSCPCKCMKSIPDDSEESYERIIGLSELYMYYMIPKKEERESLGLLKRNGWRDLICSTFLEDVHENISSILKIKTHINKVSEHISVQNRIYEKRYTPIYINKYEWCGLKLKDIRNMLNEDFNYDGHDK; encoded by the exons atggaaaaatattttatgaaaaaaataaaaggaGTATTTTCCACTTTTAAAAAGGATAACCCgaacaataataataataacaataataatagtaatcgtaataatgatgataataattacCGACAATTTATCCAGGAAAAAAATTCCTCCATTGAAAACCAAACAATCGTTGAAATGACGAATGATGCATATAAACaagaaaaagatataaaCTATTTCTTATCTGAGAATaaagaaagaaaagaaGAATCTAACAGTAATcttaaaaagaaaaatcttaaaaacaaaaatcACAAGAAgtttgataataatgagaAGGATATTCCAGGATTTAgtaaaaaaatgaaatatgccaaattatatcaaaaagaaaatatgtTGTCAAtagataattatataaaaataaataagaaacataatttaaattttgtaaaaaggaaatatacGAAAAGAAAACTTATGGCTTCcaatatacaaaatatatgtaattttataacaatcaaaaataaaaatgagACTAGAACTAAGAAAGATCAAAGTTTAGAAGATTATAAggaagaaaataaaagcACACCTTAcaatgaagaagaaaaaaaaatgaatttacAATATGAGGAAGAAGAACATAACAATGAAAATGTAGCACAAGAAATAAAAGGAGggaaaagaaaaaggaaaaaaaaattagataggaatcaaaatattatgaaggaagataatttaaataatgatgtATTGGGTGAGGATATTCTCATAAAGGGAcaatatgataataaaaataataataaaaataataataataataataataatagtatgAATGAATATAATGTATTGGATGATCCTTCCAATATTCAATTTCATAAAGACACATCATTGAAAAACCAAGGAAAGAACAAAgatatattcaaaaattTAAAAACGAAAAATATTGgtatatatgataaaaacaaaaacacttctttaaaaaattatggaaaacaaaaaaagattAACCGTATTGAtgaaatttttaaaaacttAATAgagaaaaggaaaaaaaaagaaatgagacaaaaatatatgctcaaaaaaaaatctctcataaataataataaaggaAAAACGAATGAAAATTATGAACGCGAACAAGTGGAAGGACAAAAGGATAACGATGCTTATGATGGTTTTGAAGAATTGGATGAAAAGTTAAAAAAGGAAAGcgaagaagaagaagaagagGATGAAAAAGAGGATgaagatgaagaagaagaagaagaatatgatgataaaaatgatgaggtagaaaaaaaacaaaagaatcataaaaataacaaaacatcaaataatacatatgaCAACAAATCAGATGATTATCATGGTAGAAATACACACTTAttgaaaaaagaaaaaaaacaacgaacaaaaaaagataGTAAAAAAATTCTTCCTATGATTGATGAAAACACTATAGAAAAATGTTACAAACAAATGATGATCTTTGCCGAAAAATTTAGTTCcttcaaaaataaatttgatcaatattataatacCAATGAATATTGgaatttaaagaaaaaagggaaaaaaagaaaaaattcACTAAACACTAGTAATAAGgaaaatatggaaaatgATTTCTTTGATGAAGATTGtatgaaaaaagaaacaaacGAACTTGAAGaattaaacaaaaatatacaGAAACTTTTAAATGCAAATATGTctaatgatataaatatagataaaataaacgaaattaaaaaatatacacaagataatcataataaaaatgttatgaaaaatataaatatttcagAAAGTATCTATTTTGATTGTGAAAATACAAGTGctaaaaaaagaaaatgttCTGATAATGCTAGTGTTAGTacaaatgaagaaaatttaaataaacTTCTTGAGTATGCcacaaataaaaaaaataacatgATTAATTCTGAAGATGACATAAAAACTGATGAGGAATATGAGCAagaaaagaagaaaaaaaataaaaataaaactaagaagaaaaacaagagaaaaaaagaaaaatatgatgatTTACAAAAATCAAATGAAAACAACTCAATGGAGGATATTGATTTGGTAAGAGAAAATCAGGAAGAGAGAAAGGAAgaaaataaacaaattaaGATGGTAACACAAAAGAAAGgcagaaaaaaaaagaaaactGAAAAGGTACAAATAGTAAATGATCAAATTGAAAAGGTACAAATAGTAAATGATCAAATTGAAAAGGTACAAATAGAAAATGTACAAACTGAAAATATACAAACTAACAATGTAcaatatgaaaaaatgCAAAGTGAAAATTCCCAAATTGACAATCTACAGAATGATAATATACAAACTGAAAATATACAAACTAACAATGTACAAACTCAAAATGTACAAACTCAAAATGTACAAACTAACAATGTACAAACTCAAAATGAATCTTTTAAAATTGAGACAACTGACAATGTTGTAGAAGTAAAAGATAACctaaatgataaaaattttgaGAATCCAATAGAAGTATCTAATATTTCGAATGAATTTTCTGAGGaagaaatgaaaattttCAACAACACAAATGGTAATATCgataaagatataaatatgatagATATTCCACATGAAGatttgaataaatatataaaagatgaaCTAAATATCAATgaaaataacaataatcttttaaatatcCAAAGTGGTGAAATCATAGAATATGCTGCTAGCATAAAAAGTGATAACATAATTAATGATCCTGAAGAGGATGCTTTACCAAGAAACGAAACAATCAATATACTCAATCATGAACATGTACCAAGTAAAGAAcaagaagaagaaaaaaatattttaaatgaacaagaattaaatgatataaaggaagaaaggaaagaagaaaataatattgattCCAAATTACCTTATTTTGCTATAGaacaaagaaaaaaattaattaaagaaacaaaccgattttttaaaatgtataatttacatttaaaaattgaAAAGTTACCTATTAATATTCCATATGATTTAAAACTACTCatgcaaaaaaaaaagaaaattgccgatattattaatgattacaaaattgtttttaaaacattAGAGAAATATGCTCAAAAGGAAACGAATATTTCGGAAGAACAAGATGGAGAAGAAAGAAAACTGTCGCATGATAATCTAGATAAACAAGAAGGACAAAATGGtgataatgatattaatagtaatagtaataatattaatagtaataataatgatttatttattgatCATAACGTAACAAATAATGTGGTGCAATATACAGATGGAgatgaacaaaataaagaacaaaataaagaacaaaatatatcttCTCAAATAGATAAAGAAAGTGTAATTCTTACAAATAAGGAAGAAACAGTTgttgataaaaataacatatcATCTGAATTGAAGGAAGAAAATGAAGAcaaagaaaataaagaaaatatcACAAATAAAGATGCTGATTTATCTCTTGATGTAAATGCTCAAATGAATGAAAAGATACCCAAAAGAAGAggaaggaaaaaaaaaatagaaaaagaaatagaAGTACAAGTAGGAAAAAGAAGAGGAAGAAAAAGACAAACTGAAGATctattaaatgataataacaTTAACGATGATAGCTTATATTATCTGAGTGATAATTCTAAGGAATTAATAGAAAAGGAATTTAAGAAGTTTATGAACATATTTGAAAGCATTAACAAAATTGAATCAAATGAGTcaaatgaattaaataaatcaaatgaaccaaatgaattaaataaatcaaatgaaccaaatgaattaaataaatcaaatgaaccaaatgaattaaataaatcaaatGAACCAAATGAACCAAATGAACCAAATGAGAAAAATATCAAAACCGTTTCTAATATGAAAGATACTTTTAATGATCAACAAAAGGATGAAGTTATTGATGATGCTACTACATGTACATTTATGGATCTAAATAATTGTACATTTGGAGATAACAAGAATAACATAAATGAAGAgaacaataataataaacaaacAAGCAAAGAAGAACAATGCCAACCAATTGATAATGATATACAAAAGGAAACACAAAATTCTGAAAAATCAgaatattttgaaaaatatgataattcttttattcATCAAGTTATAAACGAtttaatacataataataaagaagaagaaaattatatagaatattcaaatatagataatgaagaaataaaatatagaaaattaAACCAAGTAATAACAAAcctaaaaataaaagaaaaaaaaattgacTTAATTTTAAGTAATAATTTAAGCTTTTTCAAATATTCCTGTATGTATAGAAAGCGTCAATTATTACATGAGAAAATGTTAGGAAATTGGAGTTATgtagaaaataaaattaatagaAGAGATGATattagaaataaaaatttgCCTTTTCAATTATTAAAACTAGAACAAAATATGTTAGAAAATATTACTAAATGttatgatgatatattattagaaGATTTTTCTGGTATTATTATAACGTTAAATACAAATTCTTTTGAAAGAGAATCAGATggaaaaattattaatgtGTCAAAAGTTATATGTGGATGTTTAATTGAATATCTAAATAATACATCTGAATTAAACATAAAATGTATATGGGCACATCCATTTTTAAATACAAAATCTACTTATTACATTTTATGTGCATTCTTACCTAGGGTTATTTTAGAAgcatttttaaataatacaGGAACATTACATAATGATACAATtgataaagataatataaataatgtcAATTCTGAAAAAGGAGAAGTGATAGAAAGTATGAATTCTGAAATAGGTGAATTCAAAAATTCTGAaaaaacagaaaaaaaaaaaaaaacaaaaaaaaaaagtttttATGATAGATTAAATGAATTagatatagaaaaaatCAAGAATGATCATcatgaaaatgataatataaataattctcataataatattatcaaattAGAAGATGAATATTTCTCAAACTATTCTACATATGAATATCCTTTAACTcatcttttaaattttaataaagaaTGTGCATATGCCTTAAATTATAATCAGAACCTTTTCAAAGCTAATGAAAATAAACAAGACAATATCATCAACACatgtaataatatgaaagatcataataattgtaaggataataatacattatCTTCTAAAAATAGCAATAACaaatttttgtatataatatttagtgatattgatatatttcCAAGACAATGctatttaattttatgttCTTACAAGTATATGTGTTTAAATATGCACTATGATACAGATAATTATTCTGTTCATTATGATTtagaaaatatgaaaaaagaaaatgtgGGCAAAACCACAGAGTTATCTAATAGTTGTCCTTGCAAATGTATGAAGTCTATTCCCGATGATTCGGAGGAATCCTATGAGCGTATAATAG GTTTGAGTGAActttatatgtattatatgATACCCAAAAAGGAGGAAAGGGAGAGTCTCGGTCTACTAAAAAGAAACGGTTGGAGAGATTTAATTTGCAGTACCTTTCTTGAAGACGTACATGAAAATATTAGTAGTATcttaaaaattaaaacacATATTAATAAGGTATCAGAACATATATCTGTACAAAATagaatatatgaaaaaCGCTACACacctatatatataaataaatatgagTGGTGTGGATTAAAATTGAAGGATATTCGTAATATGCTAAACGAAGATTTTAATTATGATGGCCACGATAAATGA